In Pyrus communis chromosome 8, drPyrComm1.1, whole genome shotgun sequence, one genomic interval encodes:
- the LOC137741681 gene encoding protein CLAVATA 3 produces MASRSSVAFCLIFLVASCLMRIEEAASTECRRTGHGCLGGEEAGFRGNQNRKMLVAGIEGKNNEVDVGTSGKLLQDEEADGDDDIMNGKNKLEVGSELRKVPSGPDPLHHNGNAPKKPRTDP; encoded by the exons ATGGCATCAAGATCATCAGTGGCTTTTTGCTTGATTTTTCTTGTGGCTTCGTGCTTGATGCGGATAGAGGAAGCTGCTAGCACTG AATGCAGGCGCACTGGCCATGGGTGCCTTGGTGGTGAGGAAGCTGGTTTCCGGGGAAATCAAAACAGAAAG ATGCTGGTTGCTGGGATCGAAGGAAAAAATAATGAGGTTGATGTTGGTACGAGTGGGAAGCTGCTGCAGGATGAAGAAGCTGACGGCGATGATGATATTATGAATGGCAAGAACAAGTTGGAGGTTGGGTCTGAGTTAAGGAAGGTTCCTTCTGGTCCTGACCCACTGCACCACAATGGAAATGCCCCCAAAAAGCCTCGCACTGATCCTTAA